The DNA region ACCAGCTTGGCAAGGCGGCGCTGGTGTCGTCGGCCGACTTCCGGCGTACCATCAAGTTGCTGCAAGCGTGAGGAGCTGAGCGATGCCACGAGCCAAAGGCGGGGTCGCGCACCACGCGCGCAAGAAGAAGATCATGGCGGCGGCGAAGGGTGGCCGCGGCGCCCGGAGCAAGCTGTACAAGGCCTCGAAGGAGAACGTCGAGCGCGGGCTGGCGTATGCGTTCCGCGATCGGCGCAAGAAGAAGGGCGATTTCCGCCGCCTCTGGATCACCCGGATCGGGGCCGCGGCGCGGTTGCACGAGATCTCCTATTCGCGCCTCATGGCTGGCCTGAAGGCTGCCGGCGTCGAGATCAACCGCAAGGTGCTCGCCGACCTCGCGGTGACTGATGCTGTCGCGTTCGGCAAGCTCGCCGAGGTGGCCAAAGCGCAGCAGGGCTGACGATGGACGTGCTGCGCCAGCGGCTCGCGGCCATCGCCACCCTCGACGCGCCGGCGCTCGAGGCCGAAGAGATCGCAGTACTCGGCCGCAAGCAGGGCGTCCTGACCCACCAGCTCAAGGAAGTCGCCGCGCTCCCGCTTGAAGAAAAGCGGGTGCGCGGTGCCGCCCTTAATGCCCTCAAGATCGAATTCGAAGCGGCGTTCGCCGCGCGACGTGCGGCACTCGCCGCCGCGACTGCCACCGCCGCAGCCCACGCGACCGATCGCTCCATGCCGGGACGCCGCGCCTGGCCCGGTTCGCTCCATCCTGTCACGGTCGTGATCGACGACATCGTGGCAATCTTCCGCGAACTCGGCTTCGCCGTTGCCCTGGGCCCGGAGATCGAGAACGACGAGCGCAACTTCACGGCGCTCAACTTTCCGCCAGATCACCCGGCGCTCGACATGCACGACACACTCTTCGTCGCGCCGATCGCCGGCGCCACGACCGACGAGCGCCTCCTCATGCGGACCCACACCTCGCCGGTGCAGATCCGGGTGATGCGAGAGGGGCCGCCCCCGTTCCGCGTGGTGATTCCCGGGGTCGCGTACCGCAATGATCCGTTCGACGCGTCGCACGCGCCGGCGTTCTCGCAGATCGAAGGGCTCGCCGTCGATGAGGGAATTTCGTTCGTCGACCTCAAGGCAACGCTGACACATTTTGCCGAGCGCTTCTTCGGGGCGTCGGTGAAGGTCCGCTTCCGCCCGTCGTTCTTCCCGTTCACGGAACCGTCGGCGGAGATGGATGTCTCGTGCACCATCTGCGGCGGGACCGGGTGCGGCGCGTGCAAGGGCACGGGGTGGATGGAGATTCTCGGGTGCGGGATGGTCCACGAGCAGGTGCTCCGGAATTGCGGCATCGATCCCGAGCGCTTCACCGGCTTCGCCTTCGGCATGGGGCCGCAACGGATGACGATGGTCCGGTACGGGGTCCCTGACATCCGCCTCCTCTACGGCGGCGACATGCGCTTCCTGGCGCAGTTCGGCGGGGTGCGAGCGTGAACATCTCGCGGCAATGGATCGAAGCGTTCCTGCGCCAGCGAGTCGACAGTCGCGATGTTGCGTCGCGCCTCGCGATGCTCGGCGCACCGGTCGACGCAATCGAGCCGGTCGGAGCGGATCTCGGCGGGTTTGTCGTCGCGCTCGTCACCGACGCGAAGCCGCATCCGAACGCCGACAAGCTGCGGGTCACCACCGTGGACGACGGGACCGGTACGCTGCACAACGTCGTCTGCGGTGCACCGAATGTCGTCGCCGGCGGCAAGTATCCGTTTGCCCGCCTCGGCACCGTGATGCCGAGCGGCATCACGATCGAACGCCGCAAGCTTCGCGGCGAATACTCCGAGGGGATGCTCTGTTCGGCCCGGGAGCTCGGCCTCGGCGACGACCACGACGGCCTGCTCACACTGCA from Gemmatimonadales bacterium includes:
- the rplT gene encoding 50S ribosomal protein L20 is translated as MPRAKGGVAHHARKKKIMAAAKGGRGARSKLYKASKENVERGLAYAFRDRRKKKGDFRRLWITRIGAAARLHEISYSRLMAGLKAAGVEINRKVLADLAVTDAVAFGKLAEVAKAQQG
- the pheS gene encoding phenylalanine--tRNA ligase subunit alpha, which produces MDVLRQRLAAIATLDAPALEAEEIAVLGRKQGVLTHQLKEVAALPLEEKRVRGAALNALKIEFEAAFAARRAALAAATATAAAHATDRSMPGRRAWPGSLHPVTVVIDDIVAIFRELGFAVALGPEIENDERNFTALNFPPDHPALDMHDTLFVAPIAGATTDERLLMRTHTSPVQIRVMREGPPPFRVVIPGVAYRNDPFDASHAPAFSQIEGLAVDEGISFVDLKATLTHFAERFFGASVKVRFRPSFFPFTEPSAEMDVSCTICGGTGCGACKGTGWMEILGCGMVHEQVLRNCGIDPERFTGFAFGMGPQRMTMVRYGVPDIRLLYGGDMRFLAQFGGVRA